One region of Paenibacillus polymyxa M1 genomic DNA includes:
- a CDS encoding AraC family transcriptional regulator — MDNVVRKDEVTGMLRLKLRLILKNKQTRLILLLTLCVSLVISVIGLLSYSRYREGLDTELNTPNIDLLQINLDVTNRAFRESDNKALDAAYHPDVESFIRIHTDGKSVSNKASVIDRLQKYLKTLSSSEEIYSVEVISLENHALISSNYGYLPDWNQAPDTTWVPWIQNIHKKPLLIKRRWYGTDQQHGTIELLSLARPIVENGQVIGAVLINLDYDRFFSKLYIHLSNSQYVYDLEGELIYPKLRSSLPLNEMGRVLKELDVNPYAYVEIGDMEYMANQTFSDVTGWRLVSLVPMDKLLKNVKLARNMMLWLALISILAGCSAVYYYNYAAFRPMKKINSLLNSGNKGTRQGGLYDLEPVISKLVGEFQRKSLVVERSLPELRSKYIEDVIQRRMGVQEMRTKWEQYFSDWDRTSLVVMVVSIDRYSIWTASFPEEDKMLLKYALNNILLEMLEPQWKAVSAPEEENGLVVLLQLRESVYEVGAEGAAKERTWLRKSVDRLIQVVGEYLPMTISVGIGHKVTDIQEVRASFIQGKEALNLRLYEGYGRSHMNMSSNINVKWDCIGDVQSQDQAQDARLLDHRRVDLIRAVESQEPGASAKLVSQWVEELRHYRTSPNQVYLFVHELLEDLLKWCATQSVTPPDQLADYHWNQILTLDLQDIELLLAIILNDIAEKWHGRQQSKDFVRVQETIDYMENYLHLNIGLQEIADHVHMSVSSVSSMFKEETGTTVYDYLTGLRVKKACVLLCETHLKIGEIAEQVGYRNENSFIRVFRKYKQVTPGKFRQINKSSNEYADRSKDRRFGEIEDKYED; from the coding sequence ATGGACAACGTAGTCCGGAAGGATGAAGTTACAGGAATGTTGCGACTTAAGCTTCGTTTGATACTGAAAAATAAGCAGACAAGACTGATCCTGCTGCTCACGCTGTGCGTGTCGCTCGTGATCAGCGTGATCGGCTTGCTATCGTATTCAAGATACCGTGAAGGTTTGGATACCGAGCTGAACACACCTAATATAGATTTGTTGCAAATCAATCTGGATGTGACCAATCGGGCTTTCCGTGAGTCGGATAACAAGGCGCTGGATGCGGCTTACCATCCGGATGTAGAGTCTTTTATACGTATTCATACGGACGGAAAGTCGGTATCCAACAAAGCTTCCGTTATAGATCGGCTTCAGAAATATTTGAAAACCCTTTCTTCGAGCGAAGAAATTTATTCGGTTGAAGTCATTTCTTTGGAGAATCATGCTCTCATCTCCAGCAATTATGGTTATTTGCCCGATTGGAACCAGGCACCGGATACAACCTGGGTTCCCTGGATTCAGAACATTCACAAAAAGCCGCTACTGATTAAGCGAAGATGGTATGGCACGGATCAACAGCATGGCACGATAGAACTACTCTCGCTGGCTAGGCCTATAGTAGAGAATGGACAGGTCATCGGTGCAGTGTTAATCAATTTGGATTACGACCGTTTTTTCTCCAAATTGTATATTCATTTATCCAACTCGCAATACGTCTATGATCTGGAGGGTGAGCTGATCTATCCCAAGCTGAGATCGTCCTTACCCTTAAATGAGATGGGCAGGGTTTTGAAAGAGCTGGATGTGAATCCTTACGCTTATGTAGAAATTGGAGATATGGAATACATGGCGAACCAGACCTTCTCCGATGTCACGGGCTGGCGTCTAGTATCCCTCGTACCGATGGACAAGCTACTGAAAAATGTGAAGCTGGCGCGTAATATGATGCTGTGGCTGGCCTTGATCTCTATTCTGGCTGGGTGCTCAGCGGTGTACTATTACAATTATGCCGCTTTTCGCCCCATGAAAAAAATTAATAGTCTCCTGAATTCAGGCAATAAAGGAACACGCCAGGGAGGATTGTATGATCTGGAACCTGTGATTAGCAAGCTGGTTGGAGAATTTCAACGCAAATCATTGGTGGTAGAGCGAAGCTTGCCGGAGCTGCGTTCCAAATATATAGAAGATGTCATCCAGCGTAGAATGGGTGTACAGGAAATGCGTACGAAATGGGAGCAGTATTTTTCTGATTGGGACCGTACTTCTTTGGTTGTTATGGTCGTGTCGATTGATCGGTATTCTATATGGACAGCAAGCTTTCCAGAAGAGGACAAAATGCTGCTCAAATATGCGCTGAACAATATTTTGCTGGAGATGCTTGAGCCTCAGTGGAAAGCAGTCAGTGCGCCGGAGGAGGAGAATGGTCTGGTTGTCCTGCTGCAGCTCAGGGAGAGTGTATATGAAGTTGGAGCAGAGGGAGCAGCCAAAGAGAGAACATGGCTTCGTAAGAGCGTTGACAGGCTAATTCAGGTTGTTGGGGAGTATCTTCCCATGACTATTTCGGTAGGGATCGGCCATAAGGTCACAGATATTCAAGAGGTACGGGCGTCTTTTATACAAGGAAAAGAGGCGCTTAATTTACGTTTATACGAGGGGTATGGACGTTCACATATGAATATGAGCAGCAACATAAATGTGAAATGGGATTGCATAGGGGATGTGCAATCACAGGATCAGGCTCAGGATGCAAGATTACTGGACCATCGGCGTGTGGATCTGATTCGTGCTGTGGAGTCACAGGAGCCTGGTGCAAGTGCAAAGCTAGTCAGCCAGTGGGTAGAAGAACTTCGACACTATAGGACATCTCCAAACCAGGTCTACCTATTTGTTCATGAACTGCTGGAAGATTTGCTAAAATGGTGTGCCACTCAGAGTGTGACACCGCCAGATCAGCTCGCTGATTATCATTGGAATCAGATTCTGACGCTAGACCTTCAAGACATTGAGCTTTTGCTGGCCATTATCTTGAATGATATTGCAGAAAAATGGCATGGACGCCAACAGTCCAAAGATTTTGTACGCGTACAAGAGACGATCGACTATATGGAAAACTATCTGCATTTGAACATCGGGCTTCAGGAAATTGCGGATCATGTTCACATGAGCGTGTCCTCGGTGAGCAGTATGTTCAAGGAGGAAACGGGGACTACCGTTTACGATTATTTGACTGGATTACGTGTCAAAAAGGCATGCGTATTGCTATGTGAAACGCATTTGAAAATTGGTGAAATTGCAGAACAGGTCGGGTACCGAAATGAGAACAGCTTTATTCGTGTATTCCGCAAGTATAAACAAGTGACCCCAGGGAAATTCAGACAAATCAACAAATCTTCTAATGAATATGCAGATCGGTCAAAAGATCGGCGCTTTGGTGAAATCGAAGATAAATACGAGGATTAG
- the fdhF gene encoding formate dehydrogenase subunit alpha: MTDSTIKITLNGQELKTNSSATILEVINENNIAHPQLCYVPEVDPIRTCDTCIVEVDGKLVRSCSTLATNGMNIHLHSDRAKAAQTEAMDRLLENHLLYCTVCDNNNGNCKLHNTAELMEIEHQKYPYRPKVDPTEVDMSHPFYRYDPNQCIACGQCVEVCQNLQVNETLSLDWEAERPRVIWDEGVAINDSSCVSCGQCVTVCPCNALMEKSMLGEAGFMSGINKDLLNPMVDLIKEVEPGYSGIFAISEAEAAMRETRTKKTKTVCTFCGVGCSFEVWTKGRKILKVQPTSEGPVNGISTCVKGKFGWDFVNSDQRLTSPLIRQGDEFVEATWEEALSLMASKMGAIKETYGGEALGFISSSKFTIEENYLMQKLARQVFQTNNVDNCSRYCQSPASWGLQYTGGIGGDSGTIKDIASAGLVILVGCAPGEGHPVLATRIKRAHKLHGQKLISVDLRKHEMAERADLFMRPKQGTDYVWLSAVAKYIIEQNWHDAKFIEEHVNFYPEYLKLLENFTLEFAEQETGISKETLIQVATMIHEADGTAICWGMGVTQNIAGSYTSIAIANLLLVTGNFMRPGAGAYPLRGHNNVQGAADMGTMPDIFPGYQPVTNDAIRSKFEAAYGVQIPSQRGLDNIQMLEAIETGKLKGMYIAGEEMAWVDADSNHTQEMLANLDFLVVQDVFLSKTAEFADVILPAVPSLEKDGTFTNTERRVQRLYEALRPVGDSKPDWWIFSQFAKHMGFDWDYSHPSEIFEEMAALTPFFSQCNYDVLEGWNSFHWGSPDGSNTPLLHTNGFNFPDKKARLGLFEYVPPKEYPAEFDLTLNNGRLLEQFHEGNMTTKSTGLQLKLPKVFVEVSPELAEERGVTDGSLVRLESPYGAVKLRVLVTDRVQGTEIYVPMHSTSHEGAVNLLTGGAFDVITRTPAYKQTKVRMQILEIDGQNPLPRINPRYKKRHPQNGVEVNRKWNRPGYVDLVDQK; the protein is encoded by the coding sequence GTGACGGATAGTACGATCAAAATTACATTAAACGGACAGGAACTGAAAACGAATAGCAGTGCAACCATTCTTGAAGTAATCAACGAAAACAATATTGCCCATCCCCAACTGTGTTACGTTCCCGAAGTGGATCCGATCCGCACCTGTGACACATGTATCGTGGAAGTAGACGGAAAGCTTGTACGCTCCTGTTCAACACTTGCTACGAATGGAATGAATATTCATCTACATTCAGATCGCGCAAAAGCAGCTCAAACCGAGGCTATGGATCGTTTGCTGGAAAATCACCTCCTCTACTGTACAGTGTGCGATAACAACAACGGTAATTGTAAACTGCATAACACCGCAGAGCTTATGGAAATTGAACATCAAAAATATCCATATCGACCGAAGGTTGATCCCACAGAAGTGGATATGTCCCACCCTTTTTACCGTTATGATCCCAATCAATGTATTGCATGCGGCCAATGCGTAGAGGTATGTCAGAACCTTCAGGTCAATGAAACACTGTCCCTCGACTGGGAGGCTGAACGCCCTCGCGTGATCTGGGATGAAGGAGTTGCAATTAACGATTCCTCCTGCGTCAGCTGCGGTCAGTGTGTAACGGTCTGCCCATGTAACGCCTTGATGGAAAAGTCCATGCTGGGAGAGGCCGGCTTCATGAGCGGCATAAATAAGGATTTATTAAATCCAATGGTTGATCTAATTAAGGAAGTGGAGCCAGGCTACAGCGGTATTTTTGCAATTTCGGAAGCTGAAGCAGCGATGCGTGAAACCCGTACGAAAAAAACAAAAACCGTCTGCACGTTTTGTGGTGTAGGTTGCAGCTTTGAAGTTTGGACCAAAGGCCGCAAAATTTTGAAGGTACAACCTACCTCTGAGGGGCCTGTTAACGGCATTTCGACATGCGTCAAAGGGAAATTCGGTTGGGATTTTGTGAATAGCGATCAGCGTTTGACCTCGCCTTTAATTCGTCAAGGAGACGAATTCGTGGAAGCAACCTGGGAAGAAGCCTTGAGCCTGATGGCCAGCAAAATGGGAGCGATCAAAGAAACCTACGGCGGCGAGGCACTCGGCTTTATTTCTTCGTCCAAATTTACCATTGAAGAAAATTATCTGATGCAAAAGCTGGCTCGTCAGGTGTTCCAAACGAATAACGTTGATAACTGCTCACGGTATTGCCAATCTCCTGCATCATGGGGTCTACAATACACCGGAGGCATCGGCGGAGACAGCGGTACGATTAAAGACATTGCCTCAGCAGGTTTGGTCATACTGGTCGGCTGTGCGCCGGGAGAAGGACATCCTGTGCTGGCTACCCGCATCAAACGTGCGCATAAGCTGCATGGTCAAAAGCTGATCTCGGTGGACCTGCGCAAACATGAAATGGCAGAACGCGCAGATCTGTTCATGCGTCCGAAGCAAGGTACGGATTATGTATGGTTATCCGCTGTAGCCAAATACATCATTGAGCAAAACTGGCATGATGCTAAATTCATTGAGGAACATGTAAATTTCTATCCTGAATATTTGAAATTGCTGGAGAACTTCACCTTGGAATTCGCCGAACAGGAAACTGGCATTTCCAAAGAGACGCTGATTCAGGTAGCAACCATGATTCACGAAGCGGATGGCACGGCCATTTGCTGGGGTATGGGCGTGACACAAAACATCGCAGGCTCCTACACTTCGATTGCAATTGCCAACCTGCTGCTGGTGACTGGCAACTTTATGCGTCCGGGTGCAGGCGCATATCCGCTTCGTGGTCATAACAATGTGCAGGGCGCTGCCGATATGGGTACGATGCCAGATATTTTCCCTGGCTATCAGCCCGTAACGAACGATGCCATTCGTTCCAAGTTCGAAGCGGCCTACGGCGTACAAATTCCAAGCCAACGCGGACTGGACAACATTCAAATGCTGGAAGCCATTGAGACGGGTAAGCTCAAAGGTATGTATATCGCTGGAGAAGAAATGGCATGGGTGGATGCGGACTCCAACCATACCCAAGAAATGCTGGCGAATTTGGATTTCCTTGTCGTTCAGGATGTATTTCTGAGCAAGACAGCTGAATTCGCTGATGTCATTTTGCCAGCCGTACCTTCACTCGAAAAAGACGGAACCTTCACAAACACCGAACGTCGCGTACAGCGTTTATACGAGGCGCTCCGCCCTGTAGGAGACAGCAAACCGGATTGGTGGATTTTCAGCCAATTTGCCAAGCACATGGGATTTGATTGGGATTACAGTCATCCGAGTGAAATTTTTGAGGAAATGGCGGCGCTCACTCCATTTTTCTCCCAATGTAATTATGACGTATTGGAAGGCTGGAACAGCTTCCATTGGGGATCGCCGGATGGTAGTAACACACCGCTTCTGCATACCAACGGCTTTAACTTTCCAGATAAAAAAGCACGCTTGGGACTTTTCGAATATGTACCACCAAAAGAGTACCCCGCTGAATTCGATCTGACCTTAAATAATGGTCGACTGCTCGAACAATTTCATGAAGGAAATATGACGACAAAGTCAACAGGCCTTCAGCTCAAACTTCCAAAAGTATTTGTGGAAGTTTCCCCTGAGTTGGCTGAGGAGCGTGGAGTTACAGACGGATCGCTGGTTCGGCTGGAATCTCCCTATGGTGCGGTCAAGCTACGTGTTCTGGTGACGGACCGGGTACAGGGAACTGAAATTTATGTGCCAATGCACTCTACCAGCCATGAGGGTGCTGTCAATCTATTAACTGGTGGAGCATTTGATGTCATCACCCGTACACCAGCCTATAAACAAACCAAAGTACGGATGCAAATTTTGGAGATCGATGGTCAGAATCCACTGCCTCGTATCAATCCACGTTATAAAAAGCGGCATCCGCAAAATGGGGTTGAAGTGAACCGTAAGTGGAATCGTCCCGGTTACGTCGATTTGGTAGATCAAAAATAA
- a CDS encoding DUF1641 domain-containing protein, protein MAKPISIVRKRILTAEERQKQSLDQLTADLADNGAALQKTLEIVRELHDSGLLEAAQSMLKAKETIAKIAVGQATRKPVTNMINNLMGAAGMLSEVDPGLMKKLANSVTTGLNEAEEHLKQNKKTRLRDLMKAMNDPDVNRAMGFGIHFLKGMGKGLSDQ, encoded by the coding sequence ATGGCTAAGCCTATTTCAATTGTGAGAAAACGTATTTTGACAGCAGAAGAACGGCAAAAACAATCCCTGGATCAACTGACTGCCGATCTGGCGGACAATGGGGCAGCATTGCAGAAGACACTTGAAATTGTACGGGAGCTGCACGACAGCGGTCTTCTCGAAGCAGCCCAGTCTATGCTAAAAGCCAAAGAAACCATCGCCAAAATCGCTGTAGGACAAGCGACGCGCAAGCCTGTGACGAACATGATCAATAATCTGATGGGTGCAGCAGGGATGCTGTCCGAGGTAGACCCCGGGCTGATGAAAAAACTGGCAAACAGCGTCACTACAGGTTTGAATGAAGCCGAAGAGCATCTAAAGCAGAATAAAAAGACGCGGCTGCGTGATCTTATGAAGGCCATGAATGACCCGGATGTAAACCGGGCAATGGGGTTCGGTATTCATTTTCTCAAAGGCATGGGAAAAGGTTTGTCTGATCAATAG
- the kdgT gene encoding 2-keto-3-deoxygluconate transporter, whose protein sequence is MKIKQNIDKIPGGIMLVPLFIGALFHTFTPWAGDYFGSFTKGLMTGTVPILAVWFFCMGASIDVRATGTVLRKSGTLVLTKIAVAWVVAIIASRLLPVGGVESGLFAGLSVLALISAMDMTNGGLYASIMQQYGSKEEAGAFVLMSLESGPLVTMLILGSTGLAVFEPQTFVGAVLPFLVGFMLGNLDHDFRKYFGNATQALIPFFGFALGCSIDLSVIVQTGVLGILLGIFVIIITGIPLILADKYIGGGNGTAGIAASSTAGAAVANPVIVANIKPEFLPVAQSATALVAASVIVTSILVPILTAYWANYMKRKGESKGAGPVTPGANVPK, encoded by the coding sequence ATGAAAATCAAACAAAATATCGATAAAATTCCTGGGGGCATTATGCTGGTGCCGCTGTTTATTGGCGCACTTTTTCATACGTTTACTCCATGGGCAGGTGACTATTTTGGATCTTTTACCAAGGGATTGATGACCGGTACGGTGCCCATTTTGGCAGTGTGGTTTTTTTGTATGGGTGCTTCCATAGATGTGCGAGCGACAGGCACTGTTTTGCGTAAATCAGGAACGCTCGTATTGACTAAAATCGCGGTCGCCTGGGTCGTGGCGATCATAGCGTCCAGATTGCTGCCTGTTGGCGGCGTAGAAAGTGGGCTATTTGCAGGTTTGTCGGTGCTGGCGCTGATCTCTGCTATGGATATGACGAACGGCGGGCTCTATGCCTCCATTATGCAGCAGTATGGCTCCAAGGAAGAGGCAGGAGCATTTGTGCTGATGTCACTGGAATCGGGCCCGCTGGTGACCATGCTTATTCTAGGTAGTACCGGACTGGCCGTTTTTGAACCGCAAACATTTGTCGGTGCCGTATTACCATTTTTGGTCGGCTTTATGTTGGGCAATCTGGATCATGATTTCCGTAAATATTTTGGAAACGCGACACAGGCTCTGATTCCATTTTTCGGTTTTGCACTGGGGTGTTCCATTGACCTGAGTGTTATTGTTCAGACAGGCGTACTAGGTATTTTGTTGGGTATTTTTGTCATTATCATTACAGGTATTCCGCTGATTCTGGCGGACAAATATATTGGTGGTGGCAATGGTACGGCAGGAATTGCAGCCTCCAGCACAGCAGGTGCAGCGGTAGCCAATCCAGTCATTGTTGCCAATATCAAACCTGAATTTTTGCCTGTTGCACAATCTGCAACAGCATTAGTAGCCGCTTCGGTCATAGTGACCTCTATTTTGGTGCCAATTCTGACGGCATACTGGGCCAATTATATGAAGCGCAAGGGGGAGTCCAAAGGAGCGGGACCTGTAACTCCAGGGGCGAATGTACCTAAATAA
- a CDS encoding tripartite tricarboxylate transporter substrate binding protein, with product MKKKPWQKYVLVAAGVAMLSALSISEYVDHRTLQDHSRIFPAKPVTLVVPYAAGGGTDITARALAKAAEKHLGQPIIVVNRTGGGGSVGLMEGAEAQADGYTVTYLVAELTTLPHLGLLPITYERFKPLLQTNMDPSAITVRADAPWKTAEAFLEDARVHPGKLKMGNAGTGSIWHLAAAMLEQKSGVRFTHIPYEGAGPAVSALMSGFVDAVPVSPAEVKKYVDDGKLRILAIQADTVSEAFPEVPTLQQATGLRVHFIGTWRGLAVPKDTPNEVARTLADALIKGTKDEQFREEMRKHGLGLRVQDAEAFARQLKDSHDTFAKLIPELGLSRK from the coding sequence ATGAAGAAAAAGCCATGGCAAAAATATGTGCTGGTTGCGGCAGGAGTGGCTATGCTTTCTGCCTTGAGTATCAGTGAATATGTGGATCACCGTACCCTGCAGGATCACAGTCGTATATTTCCTGCGAAGCCAGTAACGCTTGTCGTTCCATATGCGGCGGGGGGCGGTACAGATATTACCGCAAGAGCGTTGGCTAAAGCCGCCGAAAAGCATCTCGGGCAGCCGATCATCGTCGTTAATCGAACAGGCGGTGGCGGTTCTGTCGGGCTGATGGAGGGAGCTGAGGCGCAGGCGGACGGTTATACCGTAACGTATCTGGTCGCTGAACTGACTACATTACCACATTTGGGACTGCTACCCATCACCTACGAGCGTTTTAAGCCGCTGCTTCAAACCAATATGGACCCTTCTGCCATTACGGTTCGGGCGGATGCGCCTTGGAAGACAGCGGAGGCATTTCTGGAGGATGCTAGGGTCCATCCAGGCAAGCTGAAAATGGGTAATGCAGGCACAGGAAGCATCTGGCACCTCGCTGCCGCGATGCTGGAGCAGAAAAGCGGAGTCCGCTTTACCCATATTCCTTATGAGGGAGCAGGCCCAGCAGTTTCTGCTTTAATGAGTGGATTCGTGGATGCTGTACCCGTCAGCCCCGCAGAAGTAAAGAAATACGTGGACGATGGGAAGCTTCGCATACTGGCGATCCAAGCAGACACTGTTTCGGAAGCGTTTCCAGAGGTGCCGACACTTCAGCAGGCGACTGGGCTACGTGTCCATTTTATTGGCACTTGGAGAGGGCTGGCTGTACCCAAGGATACACCGAATGAGGTGGCTCGAACGTTAGCGGATGCACTGATCAAGGGGACGAAAGACGAGCAATTCAGGGAGGAAATGCGGAAGCATGGGTTAGGGTTGCGTGTCCAGGATGCAGAGGCATTCGCACGTCAACTGAAGGATAGTCATGATACTTTCGCCAAATTAATTCCTGAACTTGGCTTAAGCCGCAAGTAA